From a single Podarcis raffonei isolate rPodRaf1 chromosome 10, rPodRaf1.pri, whole genome shotgun sequence genomic region:
- the LOC128422453 gene encoding zinc finger protein 709-like produces MSTHSSHQRTQEGKNTFKGMECGKSFSFNAKLRTHQRTHRERKRFTCRECGKNFSKSGNLKLHKQTHTGEKPFKCIECGKSFSQSGHLRQHQRTHTGEKPFKCVQCGKCFSFSASLRSHQRNHTGVKPYECMECGKVFTQSGHLKTHQRTHTGEKAFECMECGKVFSQSGNLKMHQRTHTGENPFKCMECGTSFRHSGSLRQHERTHTGEKPYRCTECGKSFSVSGRLREHQRTHTGEKPFKCMECGKDFSKSSHLRSHQQTHTGEKPYKCMECGKSFNNSGNLRRHQRTHTGEKPYKCMECGKSFGENGSLRRHQQTHTGEKPYQCMECGKGFGENGSLRRHQRTHTGEKPCQCMECGKSFNFNATLRIHQRTHTGEKPFKCMECEKSFSVSGSLRSHQRTHTGEKPFKCMECGRSFSDSGSLREHQRTHTGEKPFKCMECGKDFSRSTHLRKHQRTHTGEKPYKCIKCGNSFSNSGNLRRHQRTHTGEKPF; encoded by the coding sequence atgagcacacatagttcacatcaacgaaCACAAGAAGGAAAGAatacatttaaaggtatggagtgtggaaagagcttctctttcaatgcaaaacttagaacacaccagcggactcacagagagagaaaacgtTTTAcgtgcagggagtgtgggaagaacttcagtaagagtggaaaccttaaattgcacaaacagactcacacaggggagaaaccatttaaatgtatcgagtgtggaaagagcttcagtcagagtggacaccttagacaacatcaacggactcacacaggggagaaaccattcaaatgtgtgcagtgtgggaagtgcttcagtttcagtgcaagccttagatcacatcaacggaatcacacaggggtgaaaccatatgaatgtatggagtgtggaaaagtCTTCactcagagtggacacctcaaaaCACATCAAcgaacacacacaggggagaaagcatttgaatgcatggagtgcggaaaagtcttcagtcagagtggaaacctcaaaatgcatcaacggactcacacaggggagaatccatttaaatgcatggagtgtggaacgAGCTTTCGtcatagtggaagccttagacaacatgaacggactcacacaggggagaaaccatatagatgcactgagtgtggaaagagctttagtgttaGTGGAAGGCTTAGagaacatcaacggactcacacaggggagaaaccatttaaatgcatggagtgtggaaaggacttcagtaAAAGTTCacaccttagatcacatcaacagactcacacaggggagaaaccatataaatgcatggagtgtggaaagagctttaataatagtggaaaccttagaagacatcaacggactcacacaggggagaaaccatataaatgcatggagtgtggaaagagctttggtgaaaatggaagccttagaagacatcaacagactcacacaggggagaaaccatatcaatgtatggagtgtggaaagggctttggtgaaaatggaagccttagaagacatcaacggactcacacaggggagaaaccatgtcaatgtatggagtgtggaaagagcttcaatttcaatgcaacccttagaatacatcaacggactcacacaggggagaaaccatttaaatgcatggagtgtgaaaagagctttagtgttagtggaagccttagatcacatcaacggactcacacaggggagaaaccatttaaatgcatggagtgtggaaggagctttagtgatagtggaagccttagagaacatcaacggactcacacaggggagaaaccatttaaatgtatggagtgtggcaaGGACTTCAGTCGGAGTAcacaccttagaaaacatcaacggactcacacaggggagaaaccatataaatgtatcaagtgtggaaacagctttagtaatagtggaaaccttagaagacatcaacggactcacacaggggagaaacctttttaa
- the LOC128422451 gene encoding zinc finger protein 709-like: MSTHSSHQQTQKGKNPFKGMECRKSFCFNAKLRTHQRTHTERKCFTCRECGKNFSQSGHLKLHKLTHTGEKPFKCIECGKSFRCNTSLRSHQRTHTGEKPYKCIECEKSFSNSGNLRQHQRTHTGEKPFKCMECGKSFSHSESLRSHQRNHTGEKPFKCIECGKSFSQSGHLRIHQRTHTGEKPFECMECGKSFNESGSLRRHQRNHTGEKPFKCIECEKSFSNSGNLRRHQRTHTGEKPFKCMECGKSFSDSGSLRSHQRNHTGEKPYECMECRKVFSQSGHLKIHQRNHTGEKPYECMECGKVFSQSGHLKIHQRNHTGEKPYECMECRKVFSRSGHLKIHQRNHTGEKPYECMECGKVFSQSGHLRKHQRTHTGEKPYECMECGKSFNESGSLRRHQRTHTGEKPYKCIECGNSFSKSGSLRQHQRTHTGEKPYECMECGKSFNESGSLRRHQRTHTGEKPYKCMECGKDFSMSSHLRSHQRTHTGEKPFKCVECGKSFSDSGSLRNHQRTHTGEKPFKCVECGKCFSQSGNLRKHQRTHTGETI; encoded by the coding sequence atgagcacacatagttcacatcaacaaacacaaaaaggaaagaacccatttaaaggtatggagtgcagaaagagcttctgtttcaatgcaaaacttagaacacaccagcggactcacacagagagaaaatgttttacgtgcagggagtgtgggaagaacttcagtcagagtggacaccttaaattgcacaaactgactcacaccggggagaaaccatttaaatgtatcgagtgtggaaagagcttccgttgTAATacaagccttagatcacatcaacggactcatacaggggagaaaccatataaatgtattgagtgtgaaaagagttttagcaatagtggaaaccttagacaacatcaacggacccacacaggggagaaaccatttaaatgcatggagtgtggaaagagctttagtcatagtgaaagccttagatcacatcaacggaatcacacaggagagaaaccatttaaatgcatagagtgtggaaagagctttagtcagagtggacaccttagaatacatcaacggacccacacaggggagaaaccatttgaatgcatggagtgcggaaagagctttaatgaaagtggaagccttagaagacatcaacggaatcacacaggagagaaaccatttaaatgcatagagtgtgaaaagagttttagCAATAGTGGAAACCtaagaagacatcaacggacccacacaggggagaaaccatttaaatgcatggagtgtggaaagagctttagtgatagtggaagccttagatcacatcaacggaatcacacaggggagaaaccatatgaatgtatggagtgcagaaaagtcttcagtcagagtggacaccttaaaATACATCAACGgaatcacacaggggagaaaccatatgaatgtatggagtgcggaaaagtcttcagtcagagtggacaccttaaaATACATCAACGgaatcacacaggggagaaaccatatgaatgtatggagtgcagaAAAGTCTTCAGTCGGAGTGGACACCTTAAAATACATCAACGgaatcacacaggggagaaaccatatgaatgtatggagtgcggaaaagtcttcagtcagagtggacaccttagaaaacatcaacggactcatacaggggagaaaccatatgaatgcatggagtgcggaaagagctttaatgaaagtggaagccttagaagacatcaacggactcatacaggggagaaaccatataaatgtatcgagtgtggaaacagctttagtaaaagtggaagccttagacaacatcaacggactcacacaggggagaaaccatatgaatgcatggagtgcggaaagagctttaatgaaagtggaagccttagaagacatcaacggactcatacaggggagaaaccatataaatgcatggagtgtggaaaggacttcagtaTGAGTTCacaccttagatcacatcaacggactcacacaggggagaaaccatttaaatgtgtggagtgtggaaaaagctttagtgatagtggaagccttaggaaccatcaacggactcacacaggggagaaaccatttaaatgtgtggagtgtgggaagtgcttcagtcagagtggaaatcttagaaaacatcagcggaCACAcacgggagaaaccatttaa